From the Cryptosporangium aurantiacum genome, one window contains:
- a CDS encoding DNA-directed RNA polymerase subunit beta', with product MLDVNFFDELRIGLATADDIRQWSHGEVKKPETINYRTLKPEKDGLFCEKIFGPTRDWECYCGKYKRVRFKGIICERCGVEVTRAKVRRERMGHIELAAPVTHIWYFKGVPSRLGYLLDLAPKDLEKIIYFAAYLITGVDTEARHRDMSTIEAEIAVERRRVEERRDADIDARAKKLEADLAELEAEGAKSDVRRKVKEGGEREMRQLRDRAQREIDRLDEVLDTFRKLEVKQLIPDELLFRELRDRFGEYFTGGMGAEALQKLLENFDLDGEAENLRETIRSGKGQKKIRALKRLKVVAAFLNTRNSPMGMVLDCIPVIPPDLRPMVQLDGGRFATSDLNDLYRRVINRNNRLKRLLDLGAPEIIVNNEKRMLQEAVDALFDNGRRGRPVTGPGNRPLKSLSDMLKGKQGRFRQNLLGKRVDYSGRSVIVVGPQLKLHQCGLPRYMALELFKPFVMKRLVDLNHAQNIKSAKRMVERARPVVWDVLEEVISEHPVLLNRAPTLHRLGIQAFEPQLVEGKAIQIHPLVCTAFNADFDGDQMAVHLPLSAEAQAEARVLMLSSNNILSPASGRPITSPTQDMVLGLYHLTAVREGRVGEGRVFGSDAEAVMAYDLGELNLQTPVKIRIDGAPTVDNGPGAEPWVAPEDWEPGSPLLVDTTLGRVFFNETLPTDYRFVNYEVRKPQLSAIVNDLAERYPKVQVAATLDALKAYGFRWATRAGVTISIDDVVTPPSKPEILDRYEKDADKIERQYQRGVITGEERRQELIEIWTRATNEVAKAMEANFPETNPIWMMVNSGARGNMIQVRQIAGIRGLVANPKGETIPRPIKSSFREGLSVLEYFISTHGARKGLADTALRTADSGYLTRRLVDVSQDVIIREENCGTERGVSVPIATEGPDGSLVKHQHVETNSYARTLATDAKSPDGVVVAPAQSDLGDVLIDALVKAGIKEVKVRSVLTCESAMGVCSYCYGRSLATGKLVDVGEAVGIIAAQSIGEPGTQLTMRTFHTGGVAGDDITQGLPRVVELFEARVPKGKAPIAETAGRVRIEETEKSRKIVIVPDDGTDEVVYDKLSRRVRLRVADGEHVTVGQQLTDGVVDPHEVLRIQGPRAVQLHLVNEVQNVYRSQGQPIHDKHVEIIVRQMLRRVIIIDSGATEFLPGAPIERPMFENENRRVVAEGGEPASGRPILMGITKASLATESWLSAASFQETTRVLTDAAINARSDSLIGLKENVIIGKLIPAGTGISRYRNIRVEPTEEARAQVYSMTPYDDVEYGGFGTGSGQAVPLDDFDYGSFNR from the coding sequence GTGCTTGACGTCAACTTCTTTGACGAGCTGCGTATTGGCCTCGCCACGGCCGACGACATCCGTCAGTGGTCGCACGGCGAGGTGAAGAAGCCGGAGACCATCAACTACCGCACCCTCAAGCCGGAAAAGGACGGGCTCTTCTGCGAGAAGATCTTCGGTCCCACCCGGGACTGGGAGTGCTACTGCGGTAAGTACAAGCGCGTCCGGTTCAAGGGCATCATCTGCGAGCGCTGCGGCGTCGAGGTGACCCGGGCCAAGGTGCGTCGTGAGCGGATGGGCCACATCGAGCTGGCCGCTCCGGTCACGCACATCTGGTACTTCAAGGGCGTCCCGAGCCGGTTGGGCTACCTGCTCGACCTGGCTCCCAAGGACCTCGAGAAGATCATTTACTTCGCGGCCTACCTGATCACGGGCGTCGACACCGAGGCCCGTCATCGCGACATGTCGACGATCGAGGCGGAGATCGCCGTCGAGCGTCGTCGGGTCGAGGAGCGCCGGGACGCCGACATCGACGCCCGCGCCAAGAAGCTCGAGGCCGACCTGGCCGAGCTCGAGGCCGAGGGCGCCAAGAGCGACGTCCGCCGGAAGGTCAAGGAGGGCGGCGAGCGCGAGATGCGCCAGCTGCGCGACCGTGCGCAGCGGGAGATCGATCGCCTCGACGAGGTCCTCGACACGTTCCGCAAGCTTGAGGTCAAGCAGCTGATCCCGGACGAGCTCCTGTTCCGCGAGCTCCGTGACCGGTTCGGCGAGTACTTCACCGGTGGCATGGGCGCCGAGGCGCTGCAGAAGCTGCTGGAGAACTTCGACCTCGACGGCGAAGCCGAGAACCTGCGCGAGACGATCCGGTCGGGCAAGGGCCAGAAGAAGATCCGGGCGCTCAAGCGGCTCAAGGTCGTCGCGGCGTTCCTGAACACCCGTAACTCCCCGATGGGCATGGTGCTCGACTGCATTCCGGTGATCCCGCCGGACCTGCGGCCGATGGTCCAGCTCGACGGTGGCCGCTTCGCCACCAGCGACCTGAACGACCTGTACCGCCGGGTGATCAACCGGAACAACCGGCTCAAGCGCCTGCTCGATCTGGGCGCGCCGGAGATCATCGTCAACAACGAGAAGCGGATGCTGCAGGAGGCCGTCGACGCGCTGTTCGACAACGGCCGCCGCGGCCGGCCGGTCACCGGCCCGGGTAACCGTCCGCTGAAGTCGCTGTCCGACATGCTCAAGGGCAAGCAGGGTCGGTTCCGTCAGAACCTGCTCGGTAAGCGCGTCGACTACTCCGGCCGTTCGGTCATCGTCGTCGGCCCGCAGCTCAAGCTGCACCAGTGCGGTCTGCCGCGCTACATGGCGCTCGAGCTGTTCAAGCCGTTCGTGATGAAGCGTCTGGTCGACCTGAACCACGCGCAGAACATCAAGTCGGCCAAGCGGATGGTCGAGCGTGCGCGTCCGGTCGTGTGGGACGTGCTCGAAGAGGTCATCTCCGAGCACCCGGTGCTGCTCAACCGCGCACCGACCCTGCACCGTCTGGGCATCCAGGCCTTCGAGCCGCAGCTGGTCGAGGGCAAGGCGATCCAGATCCACCCGCTCGTCTGCACCGCGTTCAACGCGGACTTCGACGGTGACCAGATGGCGGTCCACCTGCCGCTGTCGGCCGAGGCTCAGGCCGAGGCCCGGGTGCTGATGCTGTCCAGCAACAACATCCTGTCGCCGGCGTCGGGTCGTCCGATCACCTCGCCGACCCAGGACATGGTGCTCGGGCTTTACCACCTCACCGCGGTCCGCGAGGGTCGCGTGGGCGAGGGCCGGGTCTTCGGTTCGGACGCCGAGGCCGTGATGGCGTACGACCTGGGCGAGCTCAACCTGCAGACCCCGGTCAAGATCCGCATCGACGGTGCTCCGACGGTCGACAACGGCCCCGGCGCCGAGCCGTGGGTCGCGCCGGAGGACTGGGAGCCGGGCTCGCCGCTGCTGGTCGACACCACGCTCGGCCGGGTCTTCTTCAACGAGACGCTCCCGACCGACTACCGGTTCGTCAACTACGAGGTGCGTAAGCCGCAGCTCTCGGCGATCGTCAACGACCTTGCCGAGCGTTACCCGAAGGTGCAGGTCGCCGCGACGCTGGACGCCCTCAAGGCGTACGGCTTCCGGTGGGCGACCCGGGCAGGCGTCACGATCTCGATCGACGACGTGGTGACGCCGCCGAGCAAGCCGGAGATCCTCGACCGGTACGAGAAGGACGCCGACAAGATCGAGCGTCAGTACCAGCGTGGTGTGATCACCGGCGAGGAGCGCCGCCAGGAGCTCATCGAGATCTGGACCAGGGCGACGAACGAGGTCGCCAAGGCCATGGAGGCGAACTTCCCGGAGACGAACCCGATCTGGATGATGGTCAACTCGGGTGCCCGAGGAAACATGATCCAGGTCCGGCAGATCGCCGGTATCCGTGGTCTGGTCGCCAACCCCAAGGGTGAGACGATCCCGCGTCCGATCAAGTCCTCGTTCCGCGAGGGCCTGTCGGTGCTGGAGTACTTCATCTCCACCCACGGTGCCCGTAAGGGTCTGGCCGACACCGCGCTGCGGACCGCCGACTCGGGTTACCTGACCCGTCGTCTGGTGGACGTCTCGCAGGACGTCATCATCCGCGAGGAGAACTGCGGCACCGAGCGTGGTGTGTCGGTTCCGATTGCGACCGAGGGTCCGGACGGGTCGCTGGTCAAGCACCAGCACGTCGAGACGAACTCCTACGCCCGGACGCTCGCGACCGACGCGAAGAGCCCGGACGGCGTCGTCGTGGCGCCCGCCCAGTCCGACCTGGGTGACGTCCTGATCGACGCGCTGGTCAAGGCCGGCATCAAGGAGGTCAAGGTCCGCTCGGTCCTGACCTGCGAGTCGGCGATGGGTGTCTGCTCGTACTGCTACGGACGCTCGCTCGCCACCGGCAAGCTGGTGGACGTCGGCGAGGCGGTCGGCATCATCGCCGCCCAGTCGATCGGCGAGCCCGGCACCCAGCTGACGATGCGTACCTTCCACACCGGTGGTGTGGCCGGTGACGACATCACGCAGGGTCTGCCGCGTGTGGTCGAGCTGTTCGAGGCCCGTGTCCCCAAGGGCAAGGCCCCGATCGCCGAGACCGCGGGCCGGGTCCGGATCGAGGAGACCGAGAAGTCGCGGAAGATCGTCATCGTCCCGGACGACGGGACCGACGAGGTCGTCTACGACAAGCTGTCCCGCCGCGTCCGGCTGCGGGTGGCCGACGGCGAGCACGTCACGGTGGGCCAGCAGCTCACCGATGGTGTGGTCGACCCGCACGAGGTGCTCCGCATCCAGGGCCCGCGTGCCGTGCAGCTGCACCTGGTCAACGAGGTGCAGAACGTGTACCGGTCGCAGGGCCAGCCGATCCACGACAAGCACGTCGAGATCATCGTCCGGCAGATGCTCCGCCGGGTGATCATCATCGACTCGGGTGCCACCGAGTTCCTGCCCGGTGCCCCGATCGAGCGGCCGATGTTCGAGAACGAGAACCGTCGGGTGGTGGCCGAGGGCGGCGAGCCGGCTTCGGGTCGTCCGATCCTGATGGGTATCACCAAGGCGTCGCTGGCGACCGAGTCGTGGCTCTCGGCGGCCTCCTTCCAGGAGACCACCCGGGTGCTCACCGACGCGGCGATCAACGCGCGCAGCGACTCGCTGATCGGTCTCAAGGAGAACGTGATCATCGGAAAGCTGATCCCGGCCGGTACGGGCATCTCCCGCTACCGGAACATCCGGGTGGAGCCGACCGAGGAAGCGCGGGCTCAGGTCTACTCGATGACCCCGTACGACGACGTCGAGTACGGCGGGTTCGGCACCGGCTCCGGTCAGGCCGTCCCGCTGGACGACTTCGACTACGGGTCGTTCAACCGCTGA
- the rpoB gene encoding DNA-directed RNA polymerase subunit beta, producing the protein MAVSRPGTNTPPRTAAGKPQRISFGKIAEQLEVPNLLALQTDSFDWLVGNDAWRSRVAGDPASVAGLEEILTEISPIEDFSGSMSLSFSNPRFEEVKASIEECKEKDLTYCAPLFVTAEFTNNTTGEIKSQTVFMGDFPMMTPKGTFIINGTERVVVSQLVRSPGVYFDRQPDKTSDKDVTNVKVIPSRGAWLEFDVDKRDTIGVRIDRKRRQAVTVLLKALGWTPERIRERFAHSEIVLATLEKDHVQTQDEALLDIYRKLRPGEPPTRENAQTLLDNLFFNPKRYDLAKVGRYKVNKKLEVEVPITTGVLTEDDIVATIDYLVKLHVAEAGFEPDDIDHFGNRRLRTVGELIQNQVRVGLSRMERVVRERMTTQDVEAITPQTLINIRPVVASIKEFFGTSQLSQFMDQTNPLGGLTHRRRLSALGPGGLSRERAGFEVRDVHPSHYGRMCPIETPEGPNIGLIGALSTFARVNPFGFIETPYRKVEDGVVTSQIDYLTADEEDRFVKAQANAVLDATGRFAEDRVLVRRKGGEVDFVPGTEVDYMDVSPRQMVSVATAMIPFLEHDDANRALMGANMQRQAVPLLRSESPLVGTGMEARAAQDAGDVVLAEQAGVVEDVCADYVTLMHDDGTRRTYLLHKFRRSNQGTSINQRPLVEEGQRIEKGGVIADGPCTDEGEMALGKNLLVAFMPWEGHNYEDAIILSQRLVQDDVLTSIHIEEHEVDARDTKLGAEEITRDIPNVSEEVLADLDERGIVRIGADVTTGDILVGKVTPKGETELTPEERLLRAIFGEKAREVRDTSLKVPHGESGKVIGVSVFSRDEGAELSPGVNELVRVYVAQKRKIQDGDKLAGRHGNKGVISKILPVEDMPFLEDGTPVDIVLNPLGVPGRMNLGQVLETHLGWIASQGWQVEGNDEQWKKELHRIGAAEAEPNVNTATPVFDGAREEEITGLLASTIPNRDGDRMVNSGGKARLFDGRSGEPFPEPVSVGYIYILKLLHLVDDKIHARSTGPYSMITQQPLGGKAQFGGQRFGEMECWAMQAYGAAYALQELLTIKSDDVLGRVKVYEAIVKGENIPEPGIPESFKVLLKELQSLCLNVEVLSSDGVALEMRDSDDEVFRAAEELGIDLSRREPSSVEEV; encoded by the coding sequence TTGGCAGTCTCCCGCCCCGGCACCAACACTCCTCCCCGCACCGCCGCCGGCAAGCCGCAACGCATCTCGTTCGGGAAGATCGCCGAACAGCTCGAGGTGCCGAACCTGCTGGCACTCCAGACGGACTCGTTCGACTGGTTGGTCGGCAACGACGCCTGGCGGTCTCGGGTCGCCGGTGACCCTGCTTCGGTCGCCGGTCTCGAAGAAATTTTGACGGAGATCTCCCCGATCGAGGACTTCTCGGGGTCGATGTCCCTGTCTTTCTCCAACCCGCGCTTCGAAGAGGTCAAGGCCTCGATCGAGGAGTGCAAGGAGAAGGACCTCACTTACTGCGCTCCGCTGTTCGTGACGGCGGAGTTCACTAACAACACGACTGGCGAGATCAAGAGCCAGACCGTGTTCATGGGCGACTTCCCGATGATGACGCCGAAGGGCACGTTCATCATCAACGGCACCGAGCGGGTCGTCGTCTCGCAGCTCGTCCGTTCGCCCGGTGTGTACTTCGACCGGCAGCCCGACAAGACCTCCGACAAGGACGTCACCAACGTCAAGGTGATCCCGAGCCGGGGCGCCTGGCTGGAGTTCGACGTCGACAAGCGCGACACGATCGGCGTCCGGATCGACCGTAAGCGTCGGCAGGCCGTCACGGTCCTGCTGAAGGCCCTCGGCTGGACCCCGGAGCGCATCCGCGAGCGCTTCGCGCACTCGGAGATCGTCCTCGCCACGCTGGAGAAGGACCACGTCCAGACCCAGGACGAGGCGCTGCTCGACATCTACCGCAAGCTGCGTCCGGGCGAGCCGCCGACGCGCGAGAACGCCCAGACGCTGCTCGACAACCTCTTCTTCAACCCGAAGCGGTACGACCTTGCCAAGGTCGGCCGCTACAAGGTGAACAAGAAGCTCGAGGTCGAGGTCCCGATCACGACCGGCGTGCTCACCGAGGACGACATCGTCGCGACGATCGACTACCTGGTGAAGCTGCACGTCGCCGAGGCCGGGTTCGAGCCGGACGACATCGACCACTTCGGTAACCGGCGCCTGCGCACGGTCGGCGAGCTGATCCAGAACCAGGTCCGGGTCGGCCTCTCCCGGATGGAGCGGGTCGTCCGCGAGCGGATGACGACGCAGGACGTCGAGGCGATCACGCCGCAGACGCTGATCAACATCCGGCCGGTCGTCGCCTCCATCAAGGAGTTCTTCGGCACCAGCCAGCTGTCCCAGTTCATGGACCAGACCAACCCGCTGGGTGGTCTCACCCACCGGCGCCGGCTCTCGGCGCTCGGTCCCGGTGGTCTGTCCCGTGAGCGGGCCGGCTTCGAGGTCCGCGACGTGCACCCCAGCCACTACGGCCGAATGTGCCCGATCGAGACGCCGGAAGGCCCCAACATCGGCCTGATCGGTGCGCTCTCGACGTTCGCGCGGGTCAACCCGTTCGGCTTCATCGAGACCCCGTACCGCAAGGTCGAGGACGGCGTCGTCACGTCGCAGATCGACTACCTGACCGCGGACGAGGAGGACCGGTTCGTCAAGGCGCAGGCCAACGCCGTCCTCGACGCGACCGGCCGGTTCGCCGAGGACCGCGTCCTGGTCCGCCGGAAGGGCGGTGAGGTCGACTTCGTGCCGGGCACGGAGGTCGACTACATGGACGTCTCGCCGCGGCAGATGGTCTCGGTCGCGACCGCGATGATCCCGTTCCTCGAGCACGACGACGCCAACCGCGCGCTCATGGGCGCGAACATGCAGCGTCAGGCAGTGCCGCTGCTGCGTAGTGAGTCGCCGCTGGTCGGTACCGGCATGGAGGCCCGTGCCGCGCAGGACGCCGGTGACGTCGTGCTGGCCGAGCAGGCCGGTGTCGTCGAGGACGTCTGTGCCGACTACGTCACGCTGATGCACGACGACGGCACTCGCCGCACGTACCTGCTGCACAAGTTCCGTCGCTCGAACCAGGGCACCTCGATCAACCAGCGCCCGCTGGTGGAGGAGGGGCAGCGGATCGAAAAGGGCGGCGTCATCGCCGACGGTCCCTGCACCGATGAGGGCGAGATGGCTCTCGGCAAGAACCTGCTGGTCGCGTTCATGCCGTGGGAGGGCCACAACTACGAGGACGCGATCATCCTGAGCCAGCGTCTGGTCCAGGACGACGTCCTCACCTCGATCCACATCGAGGAGCACGAGGTCGACGCCCGCGACACCAAGCTGGGCGCCGAGGAGATCACCCGGGACATCCCGAACGTCTCCGAGGAGGTCCTGGCCGACCTCGACGAGCGGGGCATCGTCCGGATCGGTGCCGACGTCACCACCGGCGACATCCTGGTCGGCAAGGTCACCCCGAAGGGTGAGACCGAGCTGACCCCGGAGGAGCGGCTGCTCCGCGCGATCTTCGGTGAGAAGGCGCGCGAGGTCCGCGACACCTCGCTCAAGGTGCCGCACGGTGAGTCCGGCAAGGTCATCGGCGTCAGCGTGTTCAGCCGGGACGAGGGCGCCGAGCTCTCGCCGGGCGTGAACGAGCTGGTCCGGGTCTACGTCGCCCAGAAGCGGAAGATCCAGGACGGTGACAAGCTCGCCGGCCGTCACGGCAACAAGGGCGTCATCTCCAAGATCCTCCCGGTCGAGGACATGCCGTTCCTCGAGGACGGCACGCCGGTCGACATCGTGCTCAACCCGCTCGGTGTGCCGGGCCGGATGAACCTCGGCCAGGTACTGGAGACCCACCTCGGGTGGATCGCATCCCAGGGCTGGCAGGTCGAGGGCAACGACGAGCAGTGGAAGAAGGAGCTCCACCGGATCGGTGCGGCCGAGGCCGAGCCGAACGTCAACACCGCCACGCCGGTGTTCGACGGCGCCCGCGAGGAGGAGATCACCGGCCTGCTGGCCTCGACGATCCCGAACCGCGACGGCGACCGGATGGTCAACTCCGGCGGTAAGGCGCGCCTCTTCGACGGCCGCTCCGGCGAGCCGTTCCCGGAGCCGGTCAGCGTCGGCTACATCTACATCCTGAAGCTGCTCCACCTGGTCGACGACAAGATCCACGCTCGGTCGACCGGCCCGTACTCGATGATCACGCAGCAGCCGCTGGGTGGTAAGGCGCAGTTCGGTGGTCAGCGCTTCGGTGAGATGGAGTGCTGGGCGATGCAGGCCTACGGTGCGGCCTACGCGCTGCAGGAGCTGCTGACGATCAAGTCCGACGACGTCCTCGGCCGCGTGAAGGTCTACGAGGCGATCGTCAAGGGCGAGAACATCCCCGAGCCGGGCATCCCGGAGTCGTTCAAGGTTCTGCTCAAGGAGCTCCAGTCGCTCTGCCTGAACGTCGAGGTCCTCTCGAGTGACGGCGTGGCCCTGGAGATGCGTGACTCGGACGACGAGGTCTTCCGCGCCGCTGAGGAGCTGGGCATCGACCTGTCGCGCCGCGAGCCGAGCAGCGTCGAAGAGGTGTGA